In Populus nigra chromosome 1, ddPopNigr1.1, whole genome shotgun sequence, one genomic interval encodes:
- the LOC133686816 gene encoding L-ascorbate oxidase-like has product MARLSHSIAILTKLQVSCIFILLTTVIPNVEARTHNLTWKVTYDYKYLDCFKKLAIAINGQTPGPRINATRGDTIIVTVLNNLLMENVAIHWHGIRQLGNGWNDGTDSVNQCAAMPGGYFTYQFVVDQAGTYMYHSHYGMQKSSGLYGLITVNPLLGEETPYHYEDREIVLSDWYHDSAYEHAVKLSSKPYVWIGEPQSLLINGRGRYQCELLGVSNRDQCNGSSPECTPDVVKVKPEQTYRFRIASLTSLSALSFQIEGHKMTVVETDGVHVVPFVTDNLYIYSGETYSVLVTTDQNHTRNYGISINVIARKPETPNGFAILNYEPNPLDAQPLPQPPPGPLWNDTDSQRNQSLAIKGLQGYVPAPPRTADKVLHLLNTQNTVNGYKVWAVNNVSHALPDTPYLVALKLNIPDVFDPTPAPEDYDHSYDIYEIPENTNATTSTSIYRLPFNKTVDIILQNAKSMGGDSETHPWHLHGHNFWVLGFGKDKFNPSTASLNLENPIMKNTVPLFPYGWTALRFRTDNPGIWLFHCHIEAHFYLGMLVLFESGSDMVTKPPQQNMGCGKTKNYINP; this is encoded by the exons ATGGCTAGGCTCTCACACAGCATAGCGATTCTTACTAAGTTGCAGGTTTCATGCATCTTCATTTTATTAACAACTGTAATTCCAAATGTGGAGGCTAGAACCCACAATCTCACATGGAAGGTGACCTACGACTACAAGTATCTTGACTGCTTCAAGAAGCTAGCTATTGCCATTAATGGACAGACTCCTGGGCCTCGTATAAATGCAACAAGAGGCGATACCATTATCGTTACTGTTCTTAACAATTTGTTGATGGAAAATGTTGCCATCCACTGGCACGGAATCCGGCAG CTTGGTAATGGATGGAATGATGGAACGGATTCAGTCAATCAATGTGCAGCAATGCCAGGGGGGTACTTCACATACCAATTTGTTGTTGACCAG GCAGGCACCTACATGTACCATTCGCATTATGGAATGCAAAAATCATCTGGGCTCTATGGATTGATTACTGTAAATCCTCTCCTTGGAGAAGAAACGCCCTACCACTACGAAGATCGGGAAATTGTCCTTAGTGATTGGTACCATGACTCTGCTTATGAACATGCCGTTAAATTGTCTTCAAAACCATATGTCTGGATTGGAGAGCCTCAG TCCCTTCTGATTAATGGAAGAGGGAGGTACCAGTGTGAGCTTCTCGGTGTCTCGAACCGTGATCAATGTAATGGCAGTAGTCCAGAATGTACTCCAGATGTGGTGAAAGTAAAGCCTGAGCAAACCTATCGATTTAGGATTGCTTCTTTGACTTCCCTCTCGGCTCTTAGTTTCCAAATAGAG GGTCATAAAATGACTGTTGTTGAGACTGATGGGGTGCATGTGGTTCCATTTGTTACTGATAACTTGTACATTTACTCTGGTGAGACATACTCCGTCTTGGTCACTACCGATCAAAATCATACGAGGAATTATGGGATTAGCATAAATGTGATTGCTCGAAAGCCTGAAACTCCGAATGGATTTGCCATTTTAAACTATGAACCTAACCCCCTCGATGCTCAGCCTCTACCGCAGCCACCACCTGGCCCTCTTTGGAACGATACAGATTCGCAAAGAAACCAAAGTCTTGCCATAAAAGGTCTCCAAGGTTATGTTCCGGCTCCGCCGAGGACAGCAGATAAAGTACTTCACCTTTTGAACACGCAGAACACCGTCAATGGCTACAAAGTTTGGGCAGTAAATAATGTCTCACATGCTCTCCCAGATACACCTTACCTTGTTGCACTCAAGTTAAATATACCAGATGTCTTTGATCCAACTCCAGCCCCAGAAGACTACGACCATAGCTATGATATCTATGAGATTCCTGAAAACACAAATGCTACAACTAGCACATCCATTTACAGGTTGCCATTCAATAAAACAGTGGATATTATACTGCAGAATGCAAAAAGTATGGGAGGTGATAGTGAGACACATCCTTGGCATCTCCATGGACATAATTTTTGGGTCTTAGGATTTGGGAAGGATAAGTTCAATCCATCAACGGCTTCCTTGAACCTGGAAAACCCAATCATGAAGAACACAGTGCCACTTTTTCCTTATGGATGGACTGCCTTGAGGTTCCGAACTGATAATCCAGGAATATGGCTTTTCCATTGCCATATTGAGGCTCATTTCTACCTAGGCATGTTAGTGTTGTTTGAGTCAGGATCAGATATGGTTACAAAGCCACCACAGCAAAATATGGGCTGtggaaaaaccaaaaactacATCAACCCTTAA